GGTAGCACCGCGTGACAGTGCCGACACCATCGCCGACTGGGCCGGTGGCTACCTCAAGCGGCACCCGCTGGCTTCGCTGGCGACCGTCGGCGACCAGTTCGTCCTGGGCGCCCGCACCGTGCAGTTCTTCGTCATCGACCTCTTCACCGGCCGGTTCCAGTGGCAGGAGTTCGTGCGGCAGGGCGCCTTCATGGCGGGTACCGCCGTGCTGCCGACCGTCCTGGTCGCGCTTCCGATCGGTGTCACGCTCTCCATCCAGTTCGCCCTGCTGGCCGGACAGGTCGGTGCCACCTCGCTCGCCGGGGCGGCGAGCGGGCTTGCGGTCATTCGCCAGGCGGCGTCGCTGACCGCGGCGATTCTGATGGCCGCGGCCGTCGGTTCGGCGATCACTGCTGACCTCGGCTCGCGAAAGATGCGCGAAGAGACCGACGCGATGGAAGTGATGGGCGTTTCGGTGATCCGCCGTCTGGTGGTGCCCCGTTTCGCTGCCGCGATCATGATCGGCGTGGCGCTCACCGGAATGGTGTGCTTCGTCGGCTTCCTCGCCAGCTATCTGTTCAACGTGTACTTCCAAAACGGCGCCCCCGGCACCTTTGTCGCCACCTTCGCCTCTTTCACGACGACCGGTGACATGGTTGTCGCTCTGGTGAAAGCCGTGATCTTCGGGGCCATCGTCGCCGTGGTGTCCTGTCAGAAGGGGCTGTCCACGAAGGGCGGTCCCACCGGCGTCGCGAACTCGGTGAATGCCGCGGTGGTGGAGTCCATCCTCATCCTCATGGTCGTCAATGTCGTGATCAGTCAGCTGTACATCATGTTGTTCCCGCGGATCGGGCTGTGACATGGCGTCGACCTTCGTACCGCCGCTGCTGGCACCCTTCGTCCGCCTTTACGGCAAGAGCGTGCGGCCAATCGGCCGCCTCGGCCACATGCTGGTGTTCTTCGTCCGGGCGATTGTCGCGATCCCGTTGTCGCTTAGGCACTATCGCGCCGAGTTCGTTCGGCTGCTGTCGGACGTCGCGTGGGGCAATGGCTCCTTGGTGGTGGGCGGCGGAACCGCCGGGGTGGCGATCGTCCTCGGCATCACCGTCGGCGCACTCGTCGGCATCGAGGGGTACAACTTCCTCGACCTACTCGGTTTGGGGCCGGCGACGGGAATCATCTCTTCGCTGGTGAACACCCGCGAACTGGCCCCGATCGCGTTGTCGTTGGCCTTCGCCACCCAGGCCGGCTGCCGGTTCACCGCACAGCTGGGGTCCATGCGTATCGCCGAAGAGATCGACGCCTTGGAATCTCTTGCGATTCGCCCGATTCCGTATCTGGTGACCACCCGACTGATGGCCTCGGTGGTCGCGGTTGTCCCGCTTTACGTGGTCTGCCTCGCGGTCAGTTATCTGACCACACAGGTTGTGGTCCGCATCATCGGCGGGGGCTCGACCGGCTCATATCTGCACTACTTCACCCTGATGCTGTCCGGTCAGGACATCCTCTACTCGCTGCTCAAGGCCATCATCTTCGTGTGGATCGCCACGACGATCCAGTGCTACTACGGGTTCTATGCCAGCGGGGGCCCCGAGGGCGTGGGGGTCGCCGCCGGCCATGCCATGCGTGCCAGCATCACGGTGGTGATCATCGTCAACATGCTGCTCACCTTGGCGCTGTGGAACATCGACAGCGGAGCAAGGTTCGGGGGTTAGGTGGCGAACAATTCCTTTGACCTGGACGGGCGCGGACCCAGCGATCGCCGGCTGGCCGGTGCCGGGCTCGCGGTTGTGCTTGTGGCAGTGGTGATTACGACGGCTCTTTTGGTGAAGGCAACGGGACGGCTGGATCCCTTCGTGCGCGTGGTCGCGAATCTCGTCAACGTCGGAGACGGACTGCCGCAGCGATCCGACGTCAAGTACCACGGCGTGCTGGTCGGCGCCGTCGAGGGTGTGACCCCGGCCGCGCATGGCCACCCCAACATCGTCCAGATCAACCTCAACCCGGAGTACGCCGGATCGATCCCGGCCACCGTCACCGCGCGGGTGGTGCCGAGCAACGTCTTCGCGGTGTCCTCGGTGCAACTGGTCGACCGCTCCGAGGGTGGCGGCCCGGCGATCAGCGCGGGCGCGCAGATTCCGGAGGACACCGAGTTGCCCACCGTGTTGTTCCAGACCACCATCAGCAAGTTGCGCGACGTCCTGGCCGCCACCGGGCGCGGCCGCGAGGACAAGACGGTGGGCATCCTGGCCGCGGTGAACGCGGCCACCGAGGACCGCCGCACCGAGTTGCTGGCCGGCGGTGCGCAGCTGAACAGGCTCGTCGACCAGATCGATGCGATCGTGGCCACCGATGCAGGTCCGACCACGGTTTCGGCACTCATCGAGGCCACTCGGGGATTGCAGGCGACTGCGCCGGAGTTGATCGACGCGCTGCACACGGCGGTCGGGCCCATGCAGACCCTGGTGGAGCAGCGTGCGCAACTCGACGCGCTGGTCAGCAGCGGCGTGCACACCGTGGGCACTACTCGTACGGCGCTGAACAACCACACCGACCGGCTGGTCACGATCACCACCGAGATGACCCCGGTGATCGGCAACCTGGCCGACACCTCGCGCCACTGGTTGCCGGCCTTCGTCAAGCTCAACGGGCTGTCCGACAAGTTCTTCACGGAGGTTTGGAAGTCCGAGCGCGACATCGGGAACATGCGGATGAATCTGTCGTTCACCCCGACCTACACCTACACACGAGCCGACTGCCCGCGGTACGGCGAGTTGAAGGGGCCGAGCTGCTACACCGCACCCCTGGTGGTCACTCGACCCGAGCTGCCCGATGTGCTGCTGCCGCAGAACTATCAGGCGCCCGCTGATTTGGCACCTCCGCCGGGAACGGTGGTCGGGGAGAACGGCAATCTGGTTGCCGTGGGTCCGCCGCTGGTCAACCCGAATCCGAGTTTGGCCGATCCGAATCCGCCGCTGCCGCCGTGGATGTCGCCTGCCCCACCGGTGCCCGGAACGGCGAATGACGCATTGGTCCCGATACCGCCGCCGCCGGTGAATCAGTCTCCGCTCGCCCCGGTGGCGCCGAAACCGGGTGACCCGCCCCTGCCAGCGCCCCCCGGCCCGCCACCGGCACCGGTGCCGGTGCTGCCCGCCGAAGCCGCGCCGGCCTCGTTCGGAGGCAACGTCGGTCCGGTCGGCAGCGCGCAGGAGCGCGCGGCGCTCAGCGCCGCCACCGGCCAACCGGTCACCACGGCAACGCAGTTGCTGCTCGGCCCGGTGGCCCGCGGTATGACGGTGAGGTCGGTGGAATCGGCTGTGGGAGAGGAGCCCCGATGAAGTCGCGCGGTGCACTGATCGGGCTGTCGCTGTTCATGGTCCTTGCTCTGACGTTGACCTGGCTTGTCTACGTCACTCTGCGTCGGGACGTGGCCGGGTCGACGGCGCCCTACGCGGCAGTGTTCACCGATGTGTTCGGGCTGCGCGACGGTGACGACGTGCGGATGGCCGGTGTGCGGGTGGGACGCGTGGAAAGCATTGAACTGCAGGGCAATCACGCCAAGGTGTCCTTCGTGGTGCAACGTGACCAGCAGGTGCTCGGCACCACGGTGGCCTCGGTGACGTACCAGAACATCGTCGGTCAGCGGTATCTCGGGCTGTCGCTGGGCAGCCTCGGTGAACCGGATCCGCTGCCACCCGGCAGTGTCATCCCGGTCGAACAAACGGACCCGTCATTCGACGTGGGCACGCTGCTCAACGGGTATGAGCCGCTGTTCAGCCTGCTCGACCCGCGGCATGCCGACAATCTCACCCAAGGGGTCATCCAATCGCTGCAGGGCGACGAGGCGTCGATCACCGCCCTGATCGACCAGACCGCACAGCTGACCGACGCGTTCGCCGGGCGCGACGAGGAACTCGGCGGTGTGATCACCGACTTGAACGTGGTGGTGGCCAATCTGGCCCAACACAACGACGACCTCGATCACATCGTCGGCGAGGCCAGGTCGGTGGTATCGACCTTCGACGCGCGTCGGCCCGAGCTGGTGGAGTCGATGGGCTCGATCGCGGCGGTGGTACGTCAACTGTCGGCGATCTCCGACGAGGTCTACCCGCCGCTGAACGAGCTCGTCCAACGCCAACCGGGCTTCGCAGCGCACATGCTCGGCATCGAATCGCAGTTGGCGTTCGTCGGTGCCAATCTGCCGCTGATGCTCAAGGGGTTTGCGCGCATCACCGGCGAAGGCACCTACGCCAACGCCTACGCGTGCAACCTGGACGCCACCGCGTTCTTCCCCGGACTCAACGACGTGACACCGATCGTCGTCGACGCCGCCACCCCCGGCAACAAAGCCCGCTACACCCCCAAGTGCAGGAACATGGCCAATGGCTGATCAGACATCAGGGACCCGACGCAAGCGCCGCCCGCTGGAGAACTACAACAAGACCTGGCTGGGAGTCGTTGCCGTCGTGGTGGTCTCGGCGCTCGTCGGAACACTATTGTTGTTCAAGGTGGCCGATTTCGGCTACCGCCGCTACACCGCGCACTTCCTGCAGGCCGCAGCGCTGCAACCGGGCAACCCGATCACCGTGGCCGGGATCCCGGTGGGCGAGGTGGCGAGCATGGACCTTGCGGGCGACCACGTCGAGGCCGGTCTGAGGGTGCGCGACGACGTCGTGCTGGGCGAGAACTCCCGGGCCTCGATCAAGATCACCACGATCCTGGGCTCGCGCTACCTCGCGCTGTACCCCGACGGCCCGGGTTCGCTGCCGGACGCCACCTTTGACCAGACGCACACCGAGGTGCCCTACGACCTGCAGGAGGCGCTGTCCGACGTCTCCACCACTTTCGAGCAGGTCGACTCCGACAAGTTCGCCCAGACGTTGGCGATTCTCGGAAAACAGCTGGAGACGCTGCCCCCGGTGGTTCCGCAGGCGCTGGAGAACACCCACACGCTGTCGACGATCATCGCGCAACGCCGTGACCAGTTGGGTGAACTGCTGAAGACAACCGAATTGGTCAGCACCACCCTGCGCCGGCAGCAGTCCACCATCGGCAATCTGGTGGATCAGGGGAACTCTCTGCTCGGAGAGTTCGTCGCACGGCGCGCCACCTTCCACGCGATGATGGACGCGCTGACCAACCTGGTGGAAACCTTGAGCGGCATCATCATCGACGACCGCCCCGAGTTGGAAAAGCTGCTGACCAACTTGGGTGAGCTGTCCACCCTGCTGGGTCGAAACGACGGCATGGTGCGCAGCATCCTTCAATCCGGCCCGATCGCGGTGCGCAACCTGACCAACGTCACCGGCACCGGCAACGCCATCGACTTCAACGCCTCCAGTGGTCTGCTGGTCGACTCCTGGATGTGCGCAATCAGCGGCCGGGCCAAACAGTTCGGCCTGATCGAGTACTACCAGGACTGCAAATGAGCGCCATGAAGAGCACCAGGTCCAAGGTCATCGCCATCGTCGCCGTCGGCCTGGCCGTGGCACTGGTGGTCGGTGTCGTGGCGGTGAAGTTCGTCAACGATCAGCTCGACAGCATCACCGTGACGGCCCAGTTCGACAGCGCGGCAGGCCTGTACGAGGGCAATGTGGTCGCGGTGCTCGGGATGCCGGTGGGCAAGGTCACTCAGATCAGCCCGAAGGGCGGATACGTCGAAGTCGAATTCACCGTCGACAAGGACGTCAAGGTTCCCGCGGATGTCCAGGCCGCCACCATCTCGAACTCGATTCTGACGGATCGCCAGATCGAGTTGACCCCGCCGTACCAGAGGGGCCCGGCCCTGCAGAACCATGACACCATCGGCCTGAACCGCACCCGCACGCCGGTCGAATTCGCCCAGGTGCTCGATGTTCTCGACAAGCTGGCCCTCTCGTTGCGCGGCGATGGCAAAGGCAACGGGCCGATCGCCGATGTGATCGACGGAAGCGCCGCGGTCGTCGACGGGCGAGGTCAGCAGATGAAGGACGCACTGGGCGAGCTGTCGAATGCGTTGCGGCTCAGCGCCGATCGCGGCACCGTGACCAAAGATCACCTGACGGCCATCATCCGCAACGTGAGCTCGCTGTCTGATGCCGCGGCTCGCAACGATACGACGATGCGGGAGTTCGGTTCGTCCGTGCGGGCACTGAGTCAGATCCTCGCCGACGAGGATCTCGGTAGCGGCACCACCGGTAAGAAGATCAACGAGGTGCTGACCCATACCGGTGAGGTCCTGGAGAAGCACCGGGAATCCATCAAGGATCTGGTCGCCAACGGCGACATCGTCTTGAAGACGACCGTCGACCACGAACGCGACCTGATGGAGTTCCTCGATGTCGCGCCGATGACCTTGGACAACCTGTACAACGTCGCCGACCAGAAGAACGGTGCTCTGCGGGTCAAGGTGGTCACCGACAAGATCTTGTTCGACAACCAGTTGATCAAGGAGGTCTGCAACATGATGGGCCTGCGCCAACTAGGTTGCAGCACCGGGACGTTGCAGGATTTCGGACCCGACTTCGGGTTGAGCTACATGCTGGACGGACTCGCGGCGATGGGGCAGAAATGACGGCGACGATGCAAATCCGCGCCAAGGCCGCGGTCGCGATGACGGCCTGCCTGACTATTTCCGGTTGTGCCACAGACGGGTTGGCCAGTCTGCCGCTGCCGGCACCGGGTGCGGGATCGGGCGGATATCGGCTGACCGCGGTGTTCTCCAACGCACTGAACCTGCCGGCGAACGCGAAGGTGAGGCTCGCCGGTGCCGATGTCGGTCAGATGGAATCGATGGTGGCCCGCAACTACACCGCGGTGGCCACGCTGCGGATCATGGACGGAGTGCTGCTACCGCAGGGCAGCACCGCCGAGCTGCGCTCCGCGACACCGCTCGGAGATGTGTTCGTGGCCATCCAACCGCCAAGCCCGGCGCAACCGGGTGCGCCGCTGCTGGGTGACGGCGACACCATCGACCTGGAATCGACGAGGGCCGCGGCCACTGTCGAATCGCTATTGGGTTCGGCGGCGATCCTGGTCAACGGCGGGGCAGTGCGCAACTTCACCAACGTCATCAACGGCCTCGGCAAGGCGACCGGAGACCAGGGCGAAGCGTTCGGAACCCTCATCCGCAAGACGAACCACACCCTCGGCAAGCTGAATGCGCGATCGGAAGAGATTTCGACCGCGATGACCGAGACCTCACGGCTCGCCTCCGAGATCGCCGCCAAGAATGACGTGATCAGCGAGGTGATGGCGCAAGCACGTCCGGCCACCGACACCCTGGCGACCCACACCACCCAAATCGCCGATCTCGTCGAACAGCTCGGCGATGTCTCCGTCCAGTTGCGCAAATTCCCGTCGATCGCGGGTACCGACACCAGCGGTCGCAGCGTCATCGCCGATGCCAACACCATTGCCAAGGCCTGGAACGACGTCGCGCTCGCTCCGGACGCCACGCTCTTCGCGCTCAACCGGCTGATGCCGCCGTTCATCAAGACCCTGACCAGCAACGCCATCGCGTTGGACGCCAGCGTCGACCGGCTGGTGCTCGGATCCATCCCCGACATCGGCTACGACGGTGACACCGGTTTGCACGGGCCGAAGCGGCACGACTGGCACCAGCTGGTGGGCACGTTGAAGTACACGCTGTGGCGGCTGCAGGAGAGGGTCGTGGGGAAGGGACCCGGGGTGCCGCAGATCCCGGTGATCCCGAGTCCGACCGAACCCGGCGAGATCATCGCGGTTCCGCAGGCGCCGACACCGGCGCCGGTTCCGCCGACCGCCCTGCCCGCAGAGGCCCCACGATGATCGCCGGCGCCGCCGATCGAATCCTCGGTGTCGTCCGGTTCGGCTATCGCCGCCGCGCCTGGCTGTCGGCGCTCGGGTTGGTCATGACACTCGTCGTGGCGACGGCCTACCTGTTGTTCGGCGCGCTACGGGTGAACCCGTTCGCGTCGAGCTACCGTCTGATCGTCGCGTTACCGGCGTCGGGAGGGCTGTTGCCCGATCAGGACGTGACCATGCGGGGTGTGCCGATCGGACGGGTCGAACGCCTCGACATCACCCCGGCCGGCGTCAACGCGGTCGTCAATGTCCAGTCGACGGTGCAGATACCGAAGTCCAGTGACGTCCGGGTGTCGGGGCTGTCCCCGGCTGGAGAGCAGTACATCGACTTTGTCGCCGACGGGAATTCGGGTCCGTTCCTGGCCGACGGCGCCACCATCGGCCAGCGCAGGGCCACCGTTCCGGTCGGCCTGGCCGATCTGCTGGCCAACGCCGACGGGGCGCTGGCTCAGGCGGACATCGCCAAACTCGAAGTCATCAAGAAAGAACTGAGCCTCAGCGAAGCCGGACCGCAGAAGCTCGCGGACATCGTGGACGGGGGCACCTTTCTCCTGTCCACCCTCGATTCAGTGTTGCCGGAGACGAGCTCCATGTTGCGGACCAGCCAAGTGGCGTTCACGTTTCTCGCCGACAAGAACGCTGGAATCGACGTCGCCTCAGACAATCTCGCCGAGAGTTTCGCGGGTATCAACACGATGCGCGAAGGTTACCGCCGCCTGACCGACCAAACGCCGGACACGCTGGCAGCGGTGGACAACCTCTTCCTCGACAACTCCGACACCATGGTGCAACTGCTGGGCAATCTCACCAACACCTCCCGGCTGCTGTATCTGCGAGTGCCGGCGCTCAACGCGCTGTTCCCATCACACCGCACATCGGTGCTCGACGCACTGGGTTCCGCGATGCACACCGGCGGGCTGTGGGGCACCGCCGAGATCTATCCGCGTTACACGTGCGACTACGGCACGCCGAAGCGGCCACCGTCGTCCGCGGACTTTCCGGAGCCGTTCATGTACACCTACTGTCGAGACGACCATCCCGGAGTCCTGGTCCGCGGGGCGAAGAATGCGCCACGGCCTGCGGGCGACGACACCGCCGGACCGCCACCGGGTGCCGACCTCGGCCGCCAGACAGATCCGAGCCCCAAGGGGCGCTACACCATTCCGACGCCCTACGGCGGCCCGACGCTACCCATCGAACCGCCCCGCTGACCGAGCCATCCGCTAGGAGTTGATGATGCCCGTGAACACCGAAGACCGCGATACCGGCGAAAAGCCTGACGCCGCAGACACAGCAGAGAAATCCGCAGCTCCTGCCGAGGCCTCCCCGGAGACCTCCGCCGAGGCCGAGGCCGAACCGGACGACGACGGCGACGGCGGTGGTGGGAGCGACGGCGTCGAGACGGCCCGACGCGGTTGGCGCCACCCGGTGCTGCGAGGCGCCGTGGTTGCGGTGTGCGTGGTGCTCCTCGCGGCGACCGGTTTCCTGGGTTGGCAACTGTGGCAGGAGCGTCAGATCGCGCAGGCCGGCGAACAGGCCCGGCAAGCGGCGGCGGACTACGCAAAGATCTTGACGAGTATCGATTCGGCGAAGGTCGATGAGAACTTCGACGCGGTGCTCGACGGAGCGACCGGTGGGTTCAAGGACATGTACTCGCAGTCCAGCACGCAACTGCGGCAGTTGCTGATCGACAGCAAGGCGACGGCCAACGGGGTCGTGCTGGATTCGGCAGTCCAATCGGCAACCAAGGAGAAGGCGGTCGTGCTGCTGTTCGTCGATCAGTCGGTCTCCAACACCAACGTGCCCGACCCGCGTATCGACCGCAGCCGCATCAAGATGACCATGGAGTACGTCGACGGACGTTGGCGGGCAAGCAAAGTCGAACTTCCGTAATGATGCGCCGGTTCATTCGCGGGGGTGCGGTCGCTGTGGTGGCGACGGCCGTGTTGGCCACCGCATCACCCGTGTCGGCGTCAGCACCCTCGTTCTGTGATGAGCTGGGCGGTCAGTGGGACGGGCAATTCTGCACGACATCGGTGGTTTCGGAGCGCAAAGCGGTCCGAAACATCAGGATGGCGCTGCCCGGCGATCTCGTGGAGAACCCCGTCATCCGGGAGTACCTCACCAACCTGATGAACAACTGGCGCAACGCGGCGAAGAAGCAGGTCCAGAACAGCTTCGGAGAGCAGCAGTTCCAG
Above is a window of Mycolicibacterium baixiangningiae DNA encoding:
- a CDS encoding MlaD family protein; translated protein: MANNSFDLDGRGPSDRRLAGAGLAVVLVAVVITTALLVKATGRLDPFVRVVANLVNVGDGLPQRSDVKYHGVLVGAVEGVTPAAHGHPNIVQINLNPEYAGSIPATVTARVVPSNVFAVSSVQLVDRSEGGGPAISAGAQIPEDTELPTVLFQTTISKLRDVLAATGRGREDKTVGILAAVNAATEDRRTELLAGGAQLNRLVDQIDAIVATDAGPTTVSALIEATRGLQATAPELIDALHTAVGPMQTLVEQRAQLDALVSSGVHTVGTTRTALNNHTDRLVTITTEMTPVIGNLADTSRHWLPAFVKLNGLSDKFFTEVWKSERDIGNMRMNLSFTPTYTYTRADCPRYGELKGPSCYTAPLVVTRPELPDVLLPQNYQAPADLAPPPGTVVGENGNLVAVGPPLVNPNPSLADPNPPLPPWMSPAPPVPGTANDALVPIPPPPVNQSPLAPVAPKPGDPPLPAPPGPPPAPVPVLPAEAAPASFGGNVGPVGSAQERAALSAATGQPVTTATQLLLGPVARGMTVRSVESAVGEEPR
- a CDS encoding MlaD family protein translates to MTATMQIRAKAAVAMTACLTISGCATDGLASLPLPAPGAGSGGYRLTAVFSNALNLPANAKVRLAGADVGQMESMVARNYTAVATLRIMDGVLLPQGSTAELRSATPLGDVFVAIQPPSPAQPGAPLLGDGDTIDLESTRAAATVESLLGSAAILVNGGAVRNFTNVINGLGKATGDQGEAFGTLIRKTNHTLGKLNARSEEISTAMTETSRLASEIAAKNDVISEVMAQARPATDTLATHTTQIADLVEQLGDVSVQLRKFPSIAGTDTSGRSVIADANTIAKAWNDVALAPDATLFALNRLMPPFIKTLTSNAIALDASVDRLVLGSIPDIGYDGDTGLHGPKRHDWHQLVGTLKYTLWRLQERVVGKGPGVPQIPVIPSPTEPGEIIAVPQAPTPAPVPPTALPAEAPR
- a CDS encoding ABC transporter permease, which produces MASTFVPPLLAPFVRLYGKSVRPIGRLGHMLVFFVRAIVAIPLSLRHYRAEFVRLLSDVAWGNGSLVVGGGTAGVAIVLGITVGALVGIEGYNFLDLLGLGPATGIISSLVNTRELAPIALSLAFATQAGCRFTAQLGSMRIAEEIDALESLAIRPIPYLVTTRLMASVVAVVPLYVVCLAVSYLTTQVVVRIIGGGSTGSYLHYFTLMLSGQDILYSLLKAIIFVWIATTIQCYYGFYASGGPEGVGVAAGHAMRASITVVIIVNMLLTLALWNIDSGARFGG
- a CDS encoding DUF3329 domain-containing protein, with translation MPVNTEDRDTGEKPDAADTAEKSAAPAEASPETSAEAEAEPDDDGDGGGGSDGVETARRGWRHPVLRGAVVAVCVVLLAATGFLGWQLWQERQIAQAGEQARQAAADYAKILTSIDSAKVDENFDAVLDGATGGFKDMYSQSSTQLRQLLIDSKATANGVVLDSAVQSATKEKAVVLLFVDQSVSNTNVPDPRIDRSRIKMTMEYVDGRWRASKVELP
- a CDS encoding MCE family protein, with translation MKSTRSKVIAIVAVGLAVALVVGVVAVKFVNDQLDSITVTAQFDSAAGLYEGNVVAVLGMPVGKVTQISPKGGYVEVEFTVDKDVKVPADVQAATISNSILTDRQIELTPPYQRGPALQNHDTIGLNRTRTPVEFAQVLDVLDKLALSLRGDGKGNGPIADVIDGSAAVVDGRGQQMKDALGELSNALRLSADRGTVTKDHLTAIIRNVSSLSDAAARNDTTMREFGSSVRALSQILADEDLGSGTTGKKINEVLTHTGEVLEKHRESIKDLVANGDIVLKTTVDHERDLMEFLDVAPMTLDNLYNVADQKNGALRVKVVTDKILFDNQLIKEVCNMMGLRQLGCSTGTLQDFGPDFGLSYMLDGLAAMGQK
- a CDS encoding MlaD family protein — protein: MIAGAADRILGVVRFGYRRRAWLSALGLVMTLVVATAYLLFGALRVNPFASSYRLIVALPASGGLLPDQDVTMRGVPIGRVERLDITPAGVNAVVNVQSTVQIPKSSDVRVSGLSPAGEQYIDFVADGNSGPFLADGATIGQRRATVPVGLADLLANADGALAQADIAKLEVIKKELSLSEAGPQKLADIVDGGTFLLSTLDSVLPETSSMLRTSQVAFTFLADKNAGIDVASDNLAESFAGINTMREGYRRLTDQTPDTLAAVDNLFLDNSDTMVQLLGNLTNTSRLLYLRVPALNALFPSHRTSVLDALGSAMHTGGLWGTAEIYPRYTCDYGTPKRPPSSADFPEPFMYTYCRDDHPGVLVRGAKNAPRPAGDDTAGPPPGADLGRQTDPSPKGRYTIPTPYGGPTLPIEPPR
- a CDS encoding MCE family protein, with product MKSRGALIGLSLFMVLALTLTWLVYVTLRRDVAGSTAPYAAVFTDVFGLRDGDDVRMAGVRVGRVESIELQGNHAKVSFVVQRDQQVLGTTVASVTYQNIVGQRYLGLSLGSLGEPDPLPPGSVIPVEQTDPSFDVGTLLNGYEPLFSLLDPRHADNLTQGVIQSLQGDEASITALIDQTAQLTDAFAGRDEELGGVITDLNVVVANLAQHNDDLDHIVGEARSVVSTFDARRPELVESMGSIAAVVRQLSAISDEVYPPLNELVQRQPGFAAHMLGIESQLAFVGANLPLMLKGFARITGEGTYANAYACNLDATAFFPGLNDVTPIVVDAATPGNKARYTPKCRNMANG
- a CDS encoding MlaE family ABC transporter permease — protein: MNEYSSQVAPRDSADTIADWAGGYLKRHPLASLATVGDQFVLGARTVQFFVIDLFTGRFQWQEFVRQGAFMAGTAVLPTVLVALPIGVTLSIQFALLAGQVGATSLAGAASGLAVIRQAASLTAAILMAAAVGSAITADLGSRKMREETDAMEVMGVSVIRRLVVPRFAAAIMIGVALTGMVCFVGFLASYLFNVYFQNGAPGTFVATFASFTTTGDMVVALVKAVIFGAIVAVVSCQKGLSTKGGPTGVANSVNAAVVESILILMVVNVVISQLYIMLFPRIGL
- a CDS encoding MlaD family protein, giving the protein MADQTSGTRRKRRPLENYNKTWLGVVAVVVVSALVGTLLLFKVADFGYRRYTAHFLQAAALQPGNPITVAGIPVGEVASMDLAGDHVEAGLRVRDDVVLGENSRASIKITTILGSRYLALYPDGPGSLPDATFDQTHTEVPYDLQEALSDVSTTFEQVDSDKFAQTLAILGKQLETLPPVVPQALENTHTLSTIIAQRRDQLGELLKTTELVSTTLRRQQSTIGNLVDQGNSLLGEFVARRATFHAMMDALTNLVETLSGIIIDDRPELEKLLTNLGELSTLLGRNDGMVRSILQSGPIAVRNLTNVTGTGNAIDFNASSGLLVDSWMCAISGRAKQFGLIEYYQDCK